One window of the Verrucomicrobiota bacterium genome contains the following:
- a CDS encoding aspartate 1-decarboxylase, with the protein MLRTICKSKLHGATVTQTELSYEGSITLDTDLMEAADMLPWERVQIVNLNNGARIETFIIPGEAGSGTVCLNGPAARCAVVGDIVHVISYAEMTDEESAGHHPVVVNLDENNRIRRKHLMST; encoded by the coding sequence ATGCTGCGCACCATCTGCAAATCCAAGCTCCACGGGGCCACCGTTACCCAGACGGAGTTGTCATACGAGGGGAGCATCACGCTGGATACCGATCTCATGGAGGCGGCCGACATGCTGCCCTGGGAGCGCGTCCAGATCGTCAACCTCAACAACGGCGCGCGCATCGAGACCTTCATCATCCCGGGCGAAGCGGGCTCCGGCACCGTGTGCCTCAATGGCCCGGCCGCGCGCTGCGCCGTCGTGGGCGACATCGTGCACGTGATTTCGTATGCCGAGATGACCGACGAGGAGTCCGCCGGCCATCACCCCGTCGTTGTCAACCTGGACGAGAACAACCGCATCCGCCGCAAGCACCTCATGTCGACTTGA
- a CDS encoding pantoate--beta-alanine ligase — translation MRIIEDPDAMQQWALAEHRGGKSIGFVPTMGALHEGHLSLVRRCRVENDWCVVSIFVNPLQFGPNEDLDTYPRGLERDQVLLQKENADVVFLPTPQTMYPPGFSMRVEEKMLSKVLCGASRPGHFAGVTTVVLKLLNLVQPVRAYFGQKDAQQARIIQQMVRDLAVPVETVVLPIVREPDGLAMSSRNAYLTPEQRAEAPVLFQALEWARKAVDTGERSADTLCLGIRERISATSARIDYVSVVDFETLRDVPVVRGAVLIAVAVFFGTTRLIDNVIVQSD, via the coding sequence TTGCGCATCATCGAGGACCCGGACGCGATGCAGCAGTGGGCGCTCGCCGAGCACCGCGGCGGCAAGTCGATTGGCTTTGTCCCCACGATGGGCGCCCTGCACGAAGGGCACCTGAGCCTTGTGCGCCGCTGCCGCGTCGAGAACGACTGGTGCGTCGTCTCCATTTTTGTCAATCCGCTCCAATTCGGCCCGAACGAAGATCTCGACACGTACCCGCGCGGCCTCGAGCGCGACCAAGTCCTGCTCCAGAAGGAGAACGCCGACGTCGTGTTCCTTCCGACGCCGCAGACGATGTACCCGCCCGGCTTCTCGATGCGCGTTGAAGAGAAGATGCTCTCCAAAGTACTCTGCGGCGCGTCCCGTCCCGGCCATTTCGCCGGTGTGACCACTGTGGTGCTCAAGCTCCTCAACCTTGTCCAGCCGGTGCGCGCCTATTTCGGCCAGAAAGACGCCCAGCAGGCCCGCATCATCCAGCAGATGGTGCGAGACCTTGCCGTCCCCGTCGAGACCGTTGTCTTGCCCATCGTGCGCGAGCCCGACGGGCTCGCCATGAGCAGCCGGAACGCCTACCTCACGCCCGAGCAGCGGGCCGAGGCGCCTGTGCTGTTCCAGGCCCTGGAATGGGCACGAAAGGCCGTTGACACCGGCGAGCGTTCCGCGGATACTTTGTGTTTGGGCATCCGCGAACGGATCAGCGCCACGTCCGCACGCATTGACTACGTCTCCGTCGTTGATTTCGAGACCCTGCGCGACGTGCCCGTCGTGCGCGGCGCCGTCCTGATTGCCGTGGCGGTGTTCTTCGGAACGACCCGCCTGATTGACAACGTGATCGTTCAGAGTGACTGA